The following are from one region of the Populus trichocarpa isolate Nisqually-1 chromosome 8, P.trichocarpa_v4.1, whole genome shotgun sequence genome:
- the LOC7471114 gene encoding calmodulin-binding transcription activator 5 isoform X3, with product MESGFSDRLVGSEIHGFHTLRDLDVPNIMEESRTRWLRPNEIHAMLCNHKYFTINVKPVKLPMSGTIVLFDRKMLRNFRKDGHNWKKKKDGKTVKEAHEHLKVGNEERIHVYYAHGQDIPTFVRRCYWLLDKTLEHVVLVHYRETQELQGSPATPVNSHSSSVSDQSAPGLLSEESDSGAARGYYAGEKDLGPSDSLTVINHAIRLHELNTLEWDELLTNDPGNSILHGGDKIPSFDQQNQIAVKGSVNDGSTLSGYQLSAEKSAFGNLTEAVVRNGNAQFSGPDNVYRQLTGSQVYLDAQRKNSVVLGARDSLDILINDGLQSQDSFGRWMNSIIDDSPVSVDDATVESPISSGYDSFASPGMDQHQSSIQEQMFIITDFSPAWGFSNETTKILVTGYFHEQYLHLAKSNLFCICGDAFVPAEIVQAGVYSCMVSPHSPGLVNLCLSLDGSKPISQILNFEYRAPSVHDSVVFSEDKSKWEEFHLQMRLAYLLFSTSKTLNVLSSKVSPAKLKEAKKFAHKTSNISNSWAYLIKSIEDSRISVAQAKDGLFELSLKNTIKEWLLERVLEGCKTTEYDAQGLGVIHLCAIIGYTWAVYLFSWSGLSLDFRDKHGWTAMHWAAYYGREKMVAALLSAGAKPNLVTDPTKENPGGCTAADLASAKGYDGLAAYLSEKALVAQFESMIIAGNASGSLQMTATDTVNSENLSEEELHLKDTLAAYRTAADAAARIQTAFREHSLKVYTKAVQFSSPEDEARNIIAAMKIQHAFRNYDSKKKIAAAAHIQHRFHTWKTRKNFLNMRRQAIKIQAAFRGFQERRQYRKIIWSIGVLEKAILRWRLKRKGFRGLQVEPVETDVDPKHESDTEEDFYKISQKQAGERVERSVIRVQAMFRSKQAQEQYRRMKLTYNQATVEYEGLLDTDMVESDL from the exons ATGGAAAGTGGATTCTCGGACCGACTTGTAGGATCAGAGATTCATGGATTTCATACTCTTCGAg ATTTGGATGTTCCAAACATAATGGAGGAATCTAGAACAAGATGGCTCCGTCCAAATGAAATCCATGCAATGCTTTGCAATCACAAGTATTTCACCATCAATGTAAAGCCAGTAAAATTACCCATGA GTGGCACAATTGTATTGTTTGACCGCAAGATGCTTAGGAACTTCCGAAAAGATGGTCATAactggaagaagaaaaaagatgggaAGACTGTTAAAGAAGCTCATGAACACTTAAAA GTTGGTAATGAAGAGAGGATTCATGTATACTATGCACATGGCCAAGATATCCCGACCTTTGTTCGCAGGTGTTATTGGCTGCTAGACAA GACTTTGGAACATGTAGTGCTTGTTCACTACCGTGAGACCCAGGAG TTACAGGGTTCTCCAGCCACACCTGTGAATTCACATTCTAGTTCAGTCTCTGATCAGTCTGCTCCCGGGCTTTTATCAGAAGAATCTGATTCTGGAGCTGCTCGTGGATATTATGCAGGCGAGAAAGATCTTG GGCCCAGTGACAGCTTAACTGTCATTAATCATGCAATCAGGCTTCATGAGCTTAATACACTTGAATGGGATGAGCTGTTGACAAATGATCCTGGCAATTCAATCTTGCATGGAGGAG ATAAGATTCCATCCTTTGACCAACAGAATCAGATTGCAGTTAAGGGGTCTGTTAACGAT GGGAGCACTCTTTCAGGCTACCAATTATCAGCAGAAAAGTCTGCGTTTGGCAATTTAACTGAGGCTGTTGTTAGGAACGGTAACGCTCAGTTCAGTGGTCCAGATAATGTTTACAGACAGTTAACAGGTTCCCAAGTATATTTGGATGCTCAGAGGAAGAATTCTGTTGTCCTGGGTGCTCGTGATTCATTGGATATTTTGATTAATGATGGTTTGCAAAGTCAGGATAGTTTTGGAAGGTGGATGAATTCCATCATAGATGACTCTCCTGTTTCTGTAGATGATGCAACGGTTGAATCTCCGATTTCATCCGGTTATGATTCGTTTGCTTCTCCAGGAATGGATCAACATCAATCTTCTATTCAAGAACAAATGTTTATCATAACTGATTTCTCACCTGCGTGGGGCTTTTCAAATGAAACAACCAAG ATTCTAGTCACTGGATATTTCCATGAACAGTATCTGCATCTGGCAAAGTCCAATCTGTTCTGTATCTGTGGAGATGCTTTTGTTCCAGCAGAAATTGTCCAGGCTGGGGTCTATAGCTGTATGGTGTCACCGCATTCCCCTGGACTAGTAAATCTATGTTTGAGTTTGGATGGATCCAAACCCATCAgccaaattttgaattttgagtaCCGTGCTCCTTCAGTACATGATTCGGTTGTTTTTTCAGAAGACAAATCCAAGTGGGAAGAGTTCCATCTTCAGATGAGACTTGCTTATTTGCTCTTTTCTACTTCCAAGACCCTTAATGTTCTATCTAGTAAAGTGTCACCGGCTAAACTGAAGGAGGCTAAGAAGTTTGCACACAAAACTTCTAATATTTCTAATAGTTGGGCATACTTGATTAAGTCAATTGAGGACAGCAGAATTTCAGTTGCACAAGCAAAAGATGGTTTGTTTgaactttctttaaaaaacacaataaaggAATGGCTATTGGAAAGAGTACTTGAGGGCTGTAAAACCACAGAATACGATGCTCAAGGCCTTGGAGTAATCCATTTATGTGCTATTATCGGTTACACTTGGGcagtttatttgttttcatggtCAGGCTTATCATTAGATTTTCGCGATAAACATGGATGGACAGCAATGCACTGGGCAGCATATTATGGAAG GGAGAAAATGGTTGCAGCTCTCTTATCTGCAGGGGCAAAGCCAAACTTGGTTACAGATCCCACTAAAGAAAATCCTGGTGGGTGCACCGCTGCTGATCTTGCATCTGCAAAGGGTTATGATGGCTTAGCTGCGTATCTGTCTGAAAAGGCTTTGGTGGCACAATTTGAGTCTATGATAATAGCTGGAAATGCCTCTGGCTCGCTGCAAATGACTGCAACAGACACTGTAAATTCTGAGAATCTAAGTGAGGAGGAGTTGCATCTGAAGGATACTTTGGCAGCTTACCGCACAGCTGCTGATGCAGCAGCACGTATACAGACTGCTTTCAGAGAACACTCGCTAAAAGTATACACTAAAGCAGTTCAGTTCTCCAGTCCAGAGGATGAAGCACGGAATATTATTGCAGCAATGAAGATCCAACATGCCTTTCGCAACTATGACAGTAAGAAAAAGATTGCAGCTGCTGCCCACATTCAACATAGGTTCCATACTTGGAAAACGCGGAAGAATTTCCTTAATATGCGTCGACAGGCTATCAAAATTCAA GCTGCTTTCCGAGGCTTCCAAGAGAGAAGGCAGTACCGTAAGATCATCTGGTCAATTGGAGTGCTTGAGAAAGCAATTTTGAGATGGCGTTTAAAGAGAAAAGGCTTTCGAGGACTGCAAGTTGAACCTGTTGAAACAGATGTAGATCCGAAACATGAAAGTGATACGGAGGAAGACTTCTACAAAATCAGCCAGAAACAGGCGGGTGAACGTGTTGAGAGATCTGTAATACGGGTTCAAGCAATGTTCCGTTCAAAGCAAGCACAAGAGCAATACCGGAGGATGAAATTAACCTATAACCAAGCAACT GTGGAATATGAAGGGCTTCTTGACACGGACATGGTTGAAAGTGACTTATAG